A single window of Methylobacterium nodulans ORS 2060 DNA harbors:
- a CDS encoding L,D-transpeptidase family protein, with product MRRAIYGVAACLLLIGGAGAAETALDREAVNTARFEPDRQTRETGKQPDPLLVKVQVLLDRARFSPGVIDGRSGDNLEGALKAFAEARGMKASGRLDGALWDALAVTSQDPVLGDYTITEKDTAGPFVKEIPAKMEEQADLKALAYTGPAEMLAERFHMSRALFEALNPGKAFDKPGTLVTVAAVAPLELERPAAKSLPEEPKVQRIVVDKEALQVRAYGGDGALLAVYPASIGSEEKPAPQGTFKVKGIVFDPDYTYDPKYGFAGVHAKHKFTIRPGPNNPVGLVWIDLSAESYGIHGTPDPEKIGKTESHGCIRLTNWDARDLARHVVKGATVEIGG from the coding sequence ATGCGACGGGCGATCTACGGAGTGGCGGCATGTCTCCTGCTGATCGGAGGCGCGGGCGCGGCCGAGACCGCCCTCGACCGCGAGGCCGTGAATACGGCGCGGTTCGAGCCCGACCGCCAGACCAGGGAAACCGGCAAGCAGCCCGATCCGCTCCTCGTCAAGGTGCAGGTGCTCCTCGACCGGGCCCGCTTCTCCCCGGGCGTCATCGATGGCCGCTCCGGCGACAATCTCGAGGGCGCGCTCAAGGCCTTCGCTGAGGCCAGGGGCATGAAGGCGTCGGGCCGCCTCGACGGGGCGCTCTGGGACGCCCTCGCGGTGACGAGCCAGGATCCGGTGCTCGGCGACTACACCATCACCGAGAAGGACACGGCTGGCCCCTTCGTGAAGGAGATCCCCGCGAAGATGGAGGAGCAGGCCGATCTCAAGGCCCTGGCCTATACCGGCCCGGCCGAGATGCTGGCCGAGCGCTTCCACATGAGTCGCGCGCTGTTCGAGGCCCTGAACCCGGGCAAGGCGTTCGACAAGCCCGGGACTCTGGTCACGGTGGCGGCCGTCGCCCCGCTGGAGCTGGAGCGGCCCGCCGCCAAGAGCCTGCCCGAGGAGCCGAAAGTCCAGCGGATCGTCGTCGACAAGGAGGCCCTTCAGGTGCGGGCCTATGGGGGCGACGGCGCGCTCCTCGCCGTCTACCCGGCCTCGATCGGCAGCGAGGAGAAACCCGCCCCGCAGGGCACCTTCAAGGTGAAGGGAATCGTCTTCGATCCGGACTACACCTACGATCCGAAATACGGCTTCGCGGGGGTGCACGCGAAGCACAAGTTCACGATCAGGCCCGGTCCGAACAATCCGGTCGGCCTCGTCTGGATCGACCTCTCGGCGGAATCCTACGGCATTCACGGCACGCCGGACCCGGAGAAAATCGGTAAGACGGAATCGCATGGCTGCATCCGCCTGACCAACTGGGATGCCCGCGACCTCGCCCGCCATGTCGTCAAGGGCGCGACCGTGGAGATCGGCGGTTGA
- the purL gene encoding phosphoribosylformylglycinamidine synthase subunit PurL, producing the protein MIRNDIAITPELVRQHGLTEEEYARFKGLIGREPTITELGIVSAMWNEHCSYKSSRIHLRTLPTSAPWVIQGPGENAGVIDIGDGLACVFKMESHNHPSFIEPYQGAATGVGGILRDVFTMGARPIAALNALRFGSPDHPRTRHLVAGVVAGIGGYGNSFGVPTVGGSVGFHRRYDGNILVNAMAVGLARADAIFYAAATGVGNPIVYLGSKTGRDGIHGATMASAAFDESSEEKRPTVQVGDPFAEKLLLEACLELMASGAVIAIQDMGAAGLTCSAVEMGAKGNLGVELNLDAVPTREPGMTAYEMMLSESQERMLMVLKPGMEEQAKAIFVKWGLDFAIIGHTTDTLRFVIKHGGETVADLPIKELGDEAPVYDRPHRSNLYHPVLGPEEVPAPVTNVDALRRLVGSPDLASKRWVWEQYDHFILGNTVQKPGGDAAVVRVEDGPKGLALTTDVTPRYCEADPVEGGRQAVAEAYRNISAVGGRPLAVTDNLNFGNPERPEVMGQFVGCIHGIGEACRALDFPVVSGNVSLYNETNGVGILPTPTIGGVGVVDDVRKTATIAFKREGDALVLIGRTEGWLGQSLYLAEICGREEGAPPPVDLAAERRNGEFVRGLIASGLVDTVHDLSDGGLAVALAEMAMAGGIGAALPECPLPVPCHAYLFGEDQGRYLLAVDPETLPDLLYSASAQGIDAAVIGVTGADSLTLPGDETISVEELRGVHEAWLPNYMAGPAA; encoded by the coding sequence GGCGATGTGGAACGAGCACTGCTCCTACAAGTCCTCGCGCATCCACCTGCGGACGCTGCCGACCAGCGCGCCCTGGGTGATCCAGGGCCCGGGCGAGAATGCGGGCGTCATCGACATCGGCGACGGCCTCGCCTGCGTGTTCAAGATGGAGAGCCACAACCACCCGAGCTTCATCGAGCCCTACCAGGGCGCGGCGACGGGGGTGGGCGGCATCCTGCGCGACGTGTTCACCATGGGCGCGCGGCCGATCGCGGCGCTGAACGCGCTCCGCTTCGGCTCCCCCGACCATCCCCGCACCCGCCACCTCGTGGCGGGCGTCGTCGCGGGCATCGGCGGCTACGGCAATTCCTTCGGCGTGCCGACCGTCGGCGGCTCGGTCGGCTTCCACCGGCGCTACGACGGCAACATCCTGGTCAACGCCATGGCGGTCGGGCTCGCGCGGGCCGATGCGATCTTCTATGCGGCGGCGACCGGCGTCGGGAACCCGATCGTCTATCTGGGCTCCAAAACCGGGCGCGACGGCATCCACGGCGCCACCATGGCCTCGGCCGCCTTCGACGAATCCTCCGAGGAGAAGCGCCCGACCGTGCAGGTGGGCGATCCCTTCGCGGAAAAACTCCTCCTCGAAGCCTGCCTGGAGCTGATGGCCTCGGGCGCCGTCATCGCGATCCAGGACATGGGCGCGGCGGGCCTCACCTGCTCGGCAGTGGAGATGGGCGCCAAGGGCAATCTCGGGGTGGAGCTGAACCTCGACGCGGTCCCGACCCGCGAGCCCGGCATGACCGCCTACGAGATGATGCTCTCCGAGAGCCAGGAGCGCATGCTCATGGTGCTCAAGCCGGGCATGGAGGAGCAGGCGAAGGCCATCTTCGTGAAGTGGGGCCTCGATTTCGCGATCATCGGCCACACCACCGACACGCTGCGCTTCGTCATCAAGCATGGCGGCGAGACCGTCGCGGACCTGCCCATCAAGGAACTCGGCGACGAGGCCCCGGTCTACGACCGGCCGCACCGCTCGAACCTGTACCACCCGGTGCTCGGGCCTGAGGAGGTGCCGGCGCCGGTGACGAACGTGGACGCGCTGCGCAGGCTCGTCGGCTCGCCCGACCTCGCCTCGAAGCGCTGGGTCTGGGAGCAGTACGACCACTTCATCCTCGGCAACACCGTGCAGAAGCCCGGGGGCGACGCCGCCGTGGTGCGGGTCGAGGACGGGCCGAAGGGGCTTGCGCTCACCACCGACGTGACCCCCCGCTACTGCGAGGCCGATCCGGTCGAGGGCGGCCGGCAGGCCGTGGCAGAGGCCTACCGCAACATCAGCGCGGTCGGCGGCCGGCCGCTCGCCGTGACCGACAACCTCAACTTCGGCAACCCGGAGAGGCCGGAGGTGATGGGTCAGTTCGTCGGCTGCATCCACGGCATCGGTGAGGCCTGCCGCGCCCTCGACTTCCCGGTCGTCTCGGGCAACGTCTCCCTCTACAACGAGACCAACGGCGTCGGCATCCTGCCGACCCCGACCATCGGCGGCGTCGGCGTCGTCGACGACGTGAGGAAGACCGCCACCATCGCGTTCAAGCGCGAGGGCGACGCGCTGGTGCTGATCGGCCGCACCGAGGGCTGGCTCGGCCAGTCCCTCTACCTCGCCGAGATCTGCGGCCGCGAGGAGGGCGCCCCGCCCCCGGTCGATCTCGCAGCCGAGCGCCGCAACGGCGAGTTCGTGCGCGGGCTCATCGCCTCGGGTCTCGTCGACACGGTGCATGACCTCTCGGATGGCGGCCTCGCCGTGGCGCTCGCCGAGATGGCGATGGCCGGCGGCATCGGCGCCGCCCTGCCCGAGTGCCCCCTGCCGGTCCCCTGCCACGCCTACCTGTTCGGCGAGGACCAGGGCCGCTATCTCCTTGCGGTCGATCCCGAGACCCTTCCCGACCTCCTCTACAGCGCCTCCGCGCAGGGCATCGACGCGGCGGTGATCGGCGTCACGGGGGCGGATTCGTTGACCCTGCCGGGCGACGAGACCATATCGGTGGAGGAGCTGCGCGGCGTCCACGAGGCGTGGCTGCCGAACTATATGGCCGGCCCCGCCGCCTGA
- a CDS encoding M3 family metallopeptidase — protein MAGTTATLPGNPFSEPVWTTPHGLPPFERIEPAHYEPAFTAALAEHEAEIAAIADSPEPPSFANTVAALERSGQGLKRVSGVFFNITGSHTNPELQAVERIMAPRLARHRSALFLNGALWARVKALDEAGLSEEERRVLDRYRTLFRRAGADLDPAAKERVAAITARLAELGTRFSQNLLADESSFVLPLETEEDLGGLPPFLRAAAARAAAERGLPGHVITLARSLIEPFLVFSTRRDLRERAYTAWIRRGENGGETDNRAIIVETMRLRAERARLLGYETFADFKLADTMAGTPEAAMKLLREVWTPARERAAAERDRLQAMVREEGGNFDLAPWDWRHYAEKLRRAEHDLDEGEIKPYLPLDGVIAASFDTASRLFGLSFEELPAFPRYHPDVRAWAVKDRDGTTIGLFLGDYFARPSKRSGAWMSAFRSQERLIGPVTPIIVNVMNFAKGGEGEPSLLSFDDARTLFHEFGHALHGLLSDVTYPLLAGTAVAGDFVELPSQLYEHWLEQPEVLRAHARHYRTGEPMPEALLQRLLAARTFNQGFATVEYTASAIVDLDLHLSRAVEEGLDVNAFEAEALRRIGMPAEISMRHRSPHFAHIFTGEGYAAGYYSYLWSEVLDADAFDAFREAGDIFDPETARRLRTYVYGAGNLRDAQSAYTAFRGRLPSIEPLLRKRGLLAA, from the coding sequence ATGGCTGGCACGACGGCGACTCTCCCGGGCAATCCGTTCTCGGAGCCGGTCTGGACGACGCCCCACGGCCTGCCGCCCTTCGAGCGGATCGAACCCGCCCATTACGAGCCGGCCTTCACGGCGGCGCTCGCGGAGCACGAGGCCGAGATCGCGGCGATCGCCGACAGCCCGGAGCCGCCGAGCTTCGCCAACACGGTTGCGGCGCTGGAGCGGTCGGGTCAGGGGCTCAAGCGCGTCAGCGGCGTGTTCTTCAACATCACGGGCAGCCACACCAACCCGGAGCTCCAGGCCGTCGAGCGCATCATGGCGCCGCGCCTCGCCCGGCACCGCAGCGCGCTCTTCCTCAACGGAGCGCTGTGGGCACGGGTCAAGGCGCTCGACGAGGCGGGCCTGTCGGAGGAGGAGCGCCGCGTCCTCGACCGCTACCGCACGCTGTTCCGCCGCGCGGGCGCGGATCTCGACCCGGCCGCGAAGGAGCGCGTGGCCGCCATCACGGCGCGGCTCGCCGAACTCGGCACGCGTTTCTCGCAGAACCTGCTGGCCGACGAGAGCAGCTTCGTGCTGCCGCTGGAGACCGAGGAGGATCTCGGGGGCCTTCCCCCCTTCCTGCGCGCGGCCGCGGCGCGGGCCGCCGCCGAGCGGGGCCTGCCGGGCCACGTCATCACCCTGGCGCGCTCCCTGATCGAGCCCTTCCTGGTCTTCTCCACCCGGCGCGACCTGCGCGAGCGCGCCTATACGGCCTGGATCCGCCGGGGCGAGAACGGGGGCGAGACCGACAACCGCGCGATCATCGTGGAAACCATGCGGCTGCGGGCCGAGCGGGCGCGGCTCCTCGGCTACGAGACCTTCGCGGATTTCAAGCTCGCCGACACGATGGCGGGCACGCCCGAGGCCGCCATGAAGCTCCTGCGCGAGGTCTGGACGCCCGCCCGCGAGCGCGCGGCGGCCGAGCGCGACCGGCTGCAGGCCATGGTCCGGGAGGAGGGCGGGAATTTCGACCTCGCTCCTTGGGACTGGCGTCACTACGCCGAGAAGCTGCGCCGGGCCGAGCACGACCTCGACGAGGGCGAGATCAAGCCGTACCTGCCCCTCGACGGCGTGATCGCGGCGAGCTTCGACACGGCCTCGCGCCTGTTCGGCTTGAGCTTCGAGGAACTCCCGGCCTTCCCCCGCTACCATCCGGACGTGCGCGCCTGGGCGGTGAAGGACCGCGACGGCACGACGATCGGCCTCTTCCTCGGCGATTACTTCGCGCGGCCGAGCAAGCGCTCGGGCGCCTGGATGAGCGCCTTCCGGTCGCAGGAGCGGCTCATCGGCCCGGTGACGCCGATCATCGTCAACGTGATGAACTTCGCCAAGGGTGGAGAGGGCGAGCCCTCGCTCCTCTCCTTCGACGATGCCCGCACGCTGTTCCACGAATTCGGCCACGCCTTGCACGGACTTCTGTCGGACGTCACCTATCCGCTGCTCGCCGGCACGGCCGTGGCGGGCGATTTCGTCGAGCTGCCCTCGCAGCTCTACGAGCACTGGCTGGAGCAGCCCGAGGTGTTGCGGGCGCATGCGCGCCACTACCGCACGGGCGAGCCGATGCCGGAGGCGCTGCTCCAGCGGCTGCTCGCCGCCCGCACCTTCAACCAGGGCTTCGCCACCGTGGAATACACGGCCTCGGCCATTGTCGACCTCGACCTGCATCTCTCGCGCGCCGTGGAGGAGGGGCTCGACGTGAACGCCTTCGAGGCCGAGGCCCTGCGGCGGATCGGCATGCCGGCCGAGATCAGCATGCGGCACCGCTCGCCGCACTTCGCCCATATCTTCACGGGCGAGGGCTATGCTGCCGGTTACTATTCCTATCTCTGGTCGGAGGTGCTGGACGCGGATGCCTTCGACGCGTTCCGGGAGGCGGGCGACATCTTCGACCCCGAGACGGCGCGCCGCCTGCGGACCTATGTGTACGGGGCGGGGAACCTGCGCGACGCGCAGAGCGCCTACACGGCCTTCCGGGGCCGGCTGCCGAGCATCGAGCCTCTCCTGCGCAAGCGGGGCCTGCTCGCCGCCTAA
- the grxD gene encoding Grx4 family monothiol glutaredoxin: protein MTDINTRIENEIKSQDVVVFMKGTPQFPMCGFSGQVAQILNYLGVDYKGINVLEDMEIREGIKAYSNWPTIPQVYVKGEFVGGCDITREMFQSGELQQLLAERGIAVKTAAA, encoded by the coding sequence ATGACCGACATCAACACCCGCATCGAGAACGAGATCAAGTCACAGGACGTGGTCGTGTTCATGAAGGGCACGCCGCAATTCCCGATGTGCGGCTTCTCGGGTCAGGTCGCTCAGATCCTCAATTACCTCGGCGTCGACTACAAGGGCATCAACGTGCTGGAGGACATGGAGATCCGCGAGGGCATCAAGGCCTATTCGAACTGGCCGACCATTCCGCAGGTCTACGTGAAGGGCGAGTTCGTCGGCGGCTGCGACATCACCCGCGAGATGTTCCAGTCGGGCGAGCTGCAGCAGCTGCTCGCCGAGAGGGGCATCGCGGTGAAGACCGCCGCCGCCTGA
- a CDS encoding DUF29 family protein yields MDQPPLYEEDIVTWAEQQASALRSLAARPDLSNALDWDAVAEEIEEVGASRIRATASALLLVLVHVLKYVSAPTAQSTRSWRAEVITFQTAARGLYTRSTRQRIDWDDLWRSAKRNADASLHIHGDSLIEGLPEQMPFTPEELVAPDFDMDAALSRLGPLLAPTGGRRRPT; encoded by the coding sequence ATGGACCAGCCCCCGCTCTACGAGGAGGACATTGTGACGTGGGCCGAGCAGCAGGCATCGGCCCTGCGGAGTTTGGCCGCTCGTCCGGACTTGTCGAACGCGCTCGATTGGGACGCCGTCGCCGAGGAGATCGAGGAGGTGGGGGCGTCGCGCATTCGGGCGACTGCGAGTGCTCTCTTGCTCGTTCTGGTCCATGTCCTCAAGTACGTCTCGGCTCCGACGGCGCAGTCGACGCGGTCGTGGCGGGCGGAGGTGATCACCTTTCAGACGGCGGCCCGCGGCCTCTACACGCGTTCCACGCGCCAGCGCATCGATTGGGACGATCTGTGGCGGTCGGCGAAGCGGAATGCCGATGCGTCCCTTCACATTCACGGCGACAGCCTGATCGAGGGACTGCCGGAGCAGATGCCCTTCACGCCCGAGGAGCTGGTTGCACCGGATTTCGACATGGACGCGGCGCTGTCACGCTTAGGCCCGCTTCTCGCACCAACCGGCGGCCGACGCCGCCCGACCTAA
- a CDS encoding extensin family protein → MLIRHPVLLAALLLARPAVAEVPLPPPRPDRPPPAAEPAPSPLEPAPTPAPLPPERPAELPAGPVTPVVPDDTACLRRLDRLGVKAEPLPPLSDGLCGAPKPLRVTELPDGVLVSPAATLTCQATEALARWSTEVRVLAERGLGYAPRSVRIATSYECRGQNRDPEAKLSEHAFANAVDIVGFTFEGRDPVTIGTEADGTPEAAFQAAVQAKACAFFRTVLGPGSDAAHGNHLHLDERERPAGHRLCQ, encoded by the coding sequence ATGCTGATTCGTCATCCTGTCCTCCTCGCCGCCCTGCTTCTGGCCCGGCCCGCGGTGGCCGAGGTGCCGCTCCCGCCGCCGCGCCCCGATCGGCCGCCGCCGGCGGCCGAGCCCGCCCCGTCTCCCCTCGAGCCCGCCCCCACGCCTGCCCCCTTGCCGCCCGAACGACCCGCCGAGCTGCCCGCCGGTCCGGTGACGCCGGTGGTGCCGGACGACACCGCCTGCCTGCGTCGGCTCGACCGCCTCGGGGTCAAGGCCGAACCCCTGCCGCCGCTCTCGGACGGGCTCTGCGGCGCGCCGAAGCCGCTCCGGGTCACCGAACTGCCGGACGGTGTCCTGGTCTCGCCCGCAGCCACCCTCACCTGCCAGGCCACCGAGGCGCTCGCCCGGTGGAGCACGGAGGTGCGTGTCCTCGCCGAGCGGGGGCTCGGCTATGCCCCCCGCTCCGTCCGCATCGCCACCTCCTACGAGTGCCGCGGCCAGAACCGCGACCCGGAGGCCAAGCTGAGCGAGCACGCCTTCGCGAACGCCGTCGACATCGTGGGCTTCACCTTCGAGGGCCGCGATCCAGTGACGATCGGGACAGAAGCGGACGGCACGCCCGAGGCGGCCTTCCAGGCGGCGGTGCAGGCGAAGGCCTGCGCCTTCTTCCGCACCGTGCTCGGGCCCGGATCGGATGCCGCGCACGGCAACCACCTCCATCTCGACGAGCGCGAGCGCCCGGCCGGGCACCGGCTTTGCCAATGA
- a CDS encoding ABC transporter permease, whose translation MTLGARPLPVLAFAAAATAAAALAGLPLLTLAPNRLVPGAPVGAGWAGAGAALLGLLAAGLLSGTRRRDALLALAAALTGLAVLGLGIGAGAAGLLAGQPPAARASLGAGAWIAGLALALIAGEAVRATALQAAGLLTLAISVLAGGIAVHSGLFDSLSLVVEYRARAGAVNAAILQHLALAAGALALAVAASVPLALLSLRRGFAARLIDTALNGVQVVPALALFAALVSLLSGLLARLPGLRELGLGAIGPTPAVIGTAAYLALPLVRSLAAGLAATDPTVVETARALGLTPWQVLLRVRLPLGAPILLGGLRVAAVQSIGLTTLGGLVGAGGLGAVVFDGMAQFAPDLIVLGAVPVIALSLAVDRGLAALNPRRVA comes from the coding sequence ATGACGCTCGGCGCCCGCCCGCTCCCGGTCCTCGCCTTCGCGGCCGCCGCGACCGCCGCGGCGGCGCTCGCCGGTCTGCCGCTCCTGACCCTGGCGCCGAACCGGCTCGTCCCGGGTGCACCGGTCGGGGCCGGCTGGGCGGGGGCCGGCGCGGCCCTGCTCGGCCTGCTCGCCGCGGGATTGCTGTCCGGCACGCGCCGCCGCGATGCGCTCCTGGCGCTCGCCGCCGCCCTCACGGGGCTCGCAGTGCTGGGCCTCGGCATCGGGGCGGGAGCGGCCGGGCTCCTCGCCGGGCAGCCACCGGCCGCGCGGGCCTCCCTCGGCGCGGGGGCGTGGATCGCCGGGCTCGCGCTCGCGCTGATCGCGGGCGAAGCGGTCCGGGCCACCGCCCTCCAGGCCGCCGGGCTCTTGACGCTCGCGATCTCCGTCCTGGCTGGCGGGATCGCGGTCCATTCCGGATTGTTCGACTCCCTCTCGCTGGTGGTGGAGTACCGCGCCCGCGCCGGGGCGGTGAATGCCGCCATCCTCCAGCACCTCGCGCTCGCCGCTGGCGCACTGGCGCTCGCCGTTGCGGCGAGCGTGCCGCTTGCGCTTCTGAGCCTGCGCCGAGGGTTCGCGGCGCGCCTGATCGACACGGCGCTCAACGGCGTTCAGGTCGTGCCGGCACTGGCGCTCTTCGCCGCTTTGGTCTCCCTGCTGTCGGGCCTGCTCGCGCGGCTGCCCGGGCTGCGGGAACTCGGCCTCGGGGCGATCGGGCCGACCCCGGCCGTGATCGGCACCGCCGCCTACCTCGCCCTGCCGCTCGTCCGGAGCCTCGCGGCGGGCCTTGCCGCGACGGATCCCACCGTCGTCGAGACCGCGCGCGCCCTCGGCCTGACGCCGTGGCAGGTCCTGCTGCGGGTGCGGCTCCCGCTCGGCGCCCCGATCCTCCTCGGGGGCCTCAGGGTCGCGGCGGTGCAGAGCATCGGGCTGACGACGCTCGGCGGCCTCGTCGGCGCGGGCGGGCTCGGGGCGGTGGTCTTCGACGGGATGGCGCAGTTCGCCCCGGACCTGATCGTGCTCGGCGCCGTGCCGGTGATCGCCTTGTCGCTCGCCGTCGATCGCGGCCTCGCCGCACTCAACCCCCGGAGGGTCGCATGA
- a CDS encoding NAD(P)/FAD-dependent oxidoreductase, which produces MRDVIIVGGGPAGLSAALVLARCRRTVLLIDAGHPRNAVTARMNGYLGHDGCPPGELRATARAELARYPSVECRDGEATDARREEDGFTVVLADGRTERARRLILATGLATELPPVEGFAEFWGHGVHHCPYCDGYENRDAPVVVYGRGGSGKGLALELTSWTRDLVLCTDGPAEELSASDRDRLARQRIRIDERPVARLEGEDGRPVRLRFADGDALPCRALFFAPAACAPSPLVERIGCDLTPKGTVPTRDYEQSNVPGLYVAGDASRRVQFAIVAAAEGAMAAFAINTELLQEDTR; this is translated from the coding sequence ATGCGCGACGTGATCATCGTGGGCGGCGGGCCCGCGGGCCTGAGTGCGGCCCTGGTTCTGGCCCGGTGCCGCCGCACGGTGCTGCTCATCGATGCCGGGCATCCGCGCAACGCCGTGACGGCGCGGATGAACGGCTATCTCGGCCATGACGGCTGCCCGCCGGGCGAGCTGCGCGCGACCGCCCGGGCGGAGCTGGCGCGCTATCCGAGTGTCGAATGCCGCGACGGCGAGGCGACGGATGCGCGCCGCGAGGAGGACGGCTTCACGGTCGTCCTGGCGGATGGCCGCACGGAACGGGCCCGCCGCCTCATCCTCGCCACTGGACTCGCCACCGAGCTGCCGCCGGTCGAGGGCTTCGCGGAGTTCTGGGGCCATGGCGTCCACCATTGCCCCTATTGCGACGGTTACGAGAACCGGGACGCGCCCGTCGTCGTCTACGGGCGCGGCGGGAGCGGCAAGGGCCTCGCCCTCGAACTCACCAGCTGGACCCGGGACCTCGTCCTCTGCACGGACGGTCCGGCGGAGGAGCTGTCGGCGTCCGATCGCGACCGGCTCGCGCGTCAGCGCATCCGCATCGACGAGCGGCCGGTGGCGCGCCTCGAAGGCGAGGACGGACGCCCGGTCCGCCTCCGCTTCGCGGATGGCGATGCCCTGCCCTGCCGTGCCCTGTTCTTCGCGCCCGCCGCCTGCGCCCCCTCCCCGCTCGTCGAGCGGATCGGCTGCGACCTGACGCCGAAGGGCACGGTGCCGACCCGCGACTACGAGCAGTCGAACGTGCCGGGCCTCTACGTGGCGGGGGACGCCTCGCGCCGCGTGCAGTTCGCCATCGTGGCCGCGGCCGAGGGCGCGATGGCCGCCTTCGCGATCAATACCGAGCTTCTTCAAGAGGATACGCGCTGA
- a CDS encoding BolA family protein, translating to MPMDAREIEAMIREALPDAKIEIRDLAGDGDHYAATVLSSSFKGKSRVQQHQMVYGALQGRMGGVLHALALTTGVPQD from the coding sequence ATGCCCATGGACGCCCGCGAGATCGAGGCGATGATCCGGGAGGCTCTCCCGGATGCCAAGATCGAGATCCGCGACCTCGCCGGCGATGGCGACCACTACGCCGCCACCGTCCTGTCCTCGTCCTTCAAGGGCAAGTCGCGGGTGCAGCAGCACCAGATGGTCTACGGCGCATTGCAGGGTCGCATGGGGGGCGTGCTCCACGCGCTTGCGCTGACGACGGGCGTCCCCCAGGATTAG
- a CDS encoding ABC transporter permease subunit, which yields MSPRWSGALGTAAIGLLLAALAHPAVAGLVARAAGLSAGAPVPLDRLLWLAQRHLFLALAGFALAGGLGLALGILATRTGGARLRGPIDALAAAAQAAPPVVVIGLALPVLGFGAPPTLLALACYGLMPVLRATSDALGNVPEEVRAAAIAMGLTPAQLFWRVDLPLAAGPILAALRVAMVVAVATAAVGALAGAPTLGTPIVVGLQNQNGLPLLQGAAAAAALAFLADAVVLAVEAVVRRPGQDPS from the coding sequence ATGAGCCCGCGCTGGTCCGGCGCCCTCGGCACTGCCGCGATCGGGCTCCTCCTCGCCGCCCTGGCGCATCCGGCCGTCGCGGGCCTCGTCGCCCGGGCGGCCGGGCTGTCCGCGGGCGCCCCCGTGCCGCTCGACCGGCTGCTCTGGCTCGCGCAGCGCCACCTGTTCCTTGCACTTGCCGGCTTCGCGCTCGCCGGCGGGCTCGGCCTCGCCCTCGGCATCCTGGCGACCCGGACGGGGGGCGCGCGGCTGCGCGGTCCGATCGACGCGCTCGCCGCCGCCGCCCAGGCCGCCCCGCCCGTCGTGGTGATCGGGCTCGCGCTCCCGGTGCTCGGTTTCGGCGCCCCGCCGACCCTGCTGGCGCTCGCCTGCTACGGGCTGATGCCGGTCCTGCGCGCCACGAGCGATGCGCTGGGAAACGTGCCGGAGGAGGTGCGCGCCGCCGCAATCGCCATGGGCTTGACGCCCGCGCAGCTGTTCTGGCGGGTGGATCTGCCGCTCGCGGCCGGTCCGATCCTCGCGGCCCTGCGCGTTGCGATGGTGGTGGCGGTGGCGACCGCCGCGGTCGGGGCGCTCGCCGGCGCACCGACCCTTGGCACCCCGATCGTGGTCGGGCTGCAGAACCAGAACGGGCTGCCTCTGCTGCAGGGCGCGGCGGCGGCGGCGGCGCTCGCCTTCCTGGCCGATGCGGTCGTGCTCGCGGTCGAGGCCGTCGTTCGGCGTCCGGGGCAGGATCCGTCCTAA